One Jeotgalicoccus saudimassiliensis DNA window includes the following coding sequences:
- a CDS encoding branched-chain amino acid aminotransferase, which translates to MTQHLQITKAQTLKEKPEVAGIPFGSYFTDHMFSMDYSAELGWHNAAIVPYAPFEISPSAQALHYGQTVFEGMKAYNVNGEVILFRPDENFKRLNRSLERMSMPKVDGDFALRALTELLKLEHDWVPDGEGQALYVRPIVFANEAYLGIRPAKSYKMLIVLSPVAGYYGAQLNPTSIFVEDTYVRAVRGGVGEAKFAGNYAASLTAQQKANDLGYEQVLWLDGVHQEYVEEVGSMNIFFVRNGELVTPELNGSILPGITRKSLITLAKELGYNVVEERIHIDDVEKGIKDGSITEVFGAGTAAVVSPVGIMNIHGTDYRINGNEIGEVTQKLYDQLTGIQTCKLEDKQGWVYQVTSTVK; encoded by the coding sequence ATGACACAGCACCTTCAAATTACCAAAGCACAAACTTTAAAAGAAAAACCTGAAGTGGCGGGTATTCCTTTCGGGAGTTACTTTACAGACCACATGTTTTCAATGGACTACTCGGCTGAACTCGGCTGGCACAATGCAGCAATTGTTCCTTATGCACCATTTGAAATTTCACCGAGTGCACAGGCACTTCACTACGGCCAGACCGTATTTGAAGGAATGAAAGCTTATAATGTCAACGGCGAGGTTATTTTATTCAGACCGGATGAAAACTTTAAACGATTAAATCGTTCTCTCGAACGCATGTCTATGCCGAAAGTTGACGGGGATTTCGCACTCCGTGCGTTAACTGAACTGTTAAAACTGGAACACGACTGGGTTCCTGACGGTGAAGGCCAGGCATTATACGTGCGCCCTATCGTTTTCGCAAATGAAGCATATCTCGGAATCCGACCGGCGAAAAGCTATAAAATGCTGATTGTCCTGTCACCTGTTGCAGGGTATTACGGTGCCCAGCTGAACCCGACGAGCATTTTCGTTGAAGATACGTATGTCCGCGCTGTCCGCGGCGGTGTGGGTGAAGCAAAATTTGCCGGCAACTATGCAGCGAGTCTGACAGCACAGCAAAAAGCCAATGATCTGGGCTACGAACAGGTCCTGTGGCTCGACGGTGTTCATCAGGAATACGTTGAAGAAGTCGGCAGCATGAACATTTTCTTCGTAAGAAACGGTGAACTGGTAACGCCTGAATTAAACGGGTCCATCCTGCCGGGAATTACGAGAAAATCGTTAATCACGCTGGCAAAAGAACTTGGCTATAATGTCGTCGAAGAGCGTATTCATATCGATGACGTTGAAAAAGGCATTAAAGACGGCTCAATTACGGAAGTATTCGGTGCAGGTACAGCGGCGGTAGTATCCCCTGTCGGCATTATGAATATCCACGGCACAGATTACAGAATCAACGGCAACGAAATTGGTGAAGTCACTCAGAAACTGTACGATCAGCTGACAGGCATTCAGACATGCAAACTTGAAGACAAACAGGGCTGGGTGTATCAGGTCACATCGACGGTGAAATAA
- a CDS encoding NADH-dependent flavin oxidoreductase, with the protein MTKNIFDKVQLSSGKTFENRLVMAPMTTQCSFHDGSVTDELVQYYARRAGGPAAVIVESTFIDNYGRAFEGALGADSDDKIPGLKKLAEGIKNKGSKALIQLYHAGRMGTPELNRGRQPISASSIAALRDNAVEPRTLEIEEIEEMIQLFADAAARAIKAGFDGVELHGANTYLLQQFYSPHSNRRDDEWGGSRENRLRFPRRVTEKVRQTAEEMGKPDFIIGYRFSPEELEEPGINFDDTMYLLNHLAEYSIDYFHFSVNDWQRTSIIDTTDEELLLDKYLKNAGDKLKEIPIMGAGGIKSKEDAEEAITSGFDLMSIGKAHLMNPDFVDCLKNNELPKSLLADGDDAKLTIPAPLWNILGFLKEKK; encoded by the coding sequence ATGACTAAAAATATATTTGATAAAGTTCAATTATCCTCCGGTAAGACATTTGAAAACCGGCTGGTGATGGCACCGATGACAACGCAGTGTTCGTTCCACGACGGCTCGGTGACTGATGAACTTGTTCAATATTATGCACGCCGTGCCGGCGGACCGGCTGCAGTTATCGTAGAAAGTACTTTTATCGACAATTACGGACGTGCTTTTGAAGGTGCGCTCGGAGCTGATTCGGATGATAAAATTCCAGGGCTGAAAAAACTTGCAGAAGGTATTAAAAACAAAGGATCTAAAGCGCTTATTCAGCTTTACCATGCAGGACGCATGGGGACGCCTGAGCTGAACAGGGGACGTCAGCCGATTTCTGCGAGCAGCATCGCAGCACTGAGAGACAATGCTGTCGAACCGAGAACACTTGAAATTGAAGAAATCGAGGAAATGATACAGCTGTTCGCCGATGCAGCAGCGCGTGCCATTAAAGCTGGATTTGACGGTGTTGAACTGCACGGTGCGAATACTTACCTGCTGCAGCAGTTTTACTCGCCGCATTCAAACAGACGGGATGACGAGTGGGGCGGATCAAGGGAAAACAGACTTCGCTTCCCGAGACGCGTCACGGAGAAAGTCCGTCAGACGGCAGAAGAGATGGGGAAACCCGATTTTATTATCGGATACCGTTTCTCGCCCGAAGAGCTTGAAGAACCGGGAATTAACTTCGATGACACGATGTATCTGTTGAATCACCTTGCCGAATACTCTATTGATTATTTCCATTTCAGCGTTAACGACTGGCAGCGTACGTCAATTATCGATACGACAGATGAAGAGCTGCTTCTGGATAAGTATCTTAAGAATGCAGGTGACAAACTGAAAGAAATTCCGATTATGGGTGCAGGGGGAATTAAATCGAAGGAGGATGCCGAAGAAGCAATTACTTCCGGCTTTGATTTAATGAGTATCGGTAAAGCGCACTTAATGAATCCGGACTTTGTTGACTGCCTGAAAAATAATGAACTGCCGAAATCGCTCCTTGCAGATGGCGACGATGCGAAGCTGACAATACCGGCACCGCTCTGGAACATCCTTGGATTTTTAAAAGAGAAGAAGTAA
- a CDS encoding M20 metallopeptidase family protein codes for MLDDAIKKIEPQVIEWRREMHKHPELSFEEYWTSDYIENALKEMNGIEISRPTPTSVLGIIKGDHPGRKVGLRGDIDALPIQEDRDDLEFVSEIDGVMHACGHDSHASMLLGAAKVLADNKDKIHGEIYLIFQHAEELPPGGAKEMVATGLFDDLDVVFAQHIMTTKPLGEIHIKPGAVTANSDQFEVTINGQGGHASQPENSVDPLLIGSRIVTQLQDIVSRLAGPMDNLVISVTNFNAGTGAKNVIPHTAHLSASVRSASAEIRELAREKIEAVIKANCEIYGATYDLNYEYGYSAVMNDEVETARVKQTLNDVFGEDRVIESEMMMGGEDFGAFTENLPGVYILLGTYNEAKDYVYPHHHPKFAIDEEAFIDGVRAHVNVALGLGQ; via the coding sequence ATGTTAGATGATGCAATAAAAAAAATTGAACCTCAGGTTATCGAATGGCGACGCGAGATGCACAAACATCCGGAGCTTTCCTTTGAAGAATACTGGACGAGTGATTATATAGAAAATGCATTAAAAGAAATGAACGGTATTGAAATCAGCCGTCCGACACCGACAAGTGTGCTTGGCATTATTAAAGGTGATCATCCGGGACGTAAAGTGGGGCTCCGCGGTGATATCGATGCGCTGCCGATTCAGGAGGACCGTGACGATCTTGAATTTGTGTCTGAAATCGACGGTGTAATGCACGCATGCGGACATGATTCACACGCTTCAATGCTCCTTGGTGCTGCAAAAGTACTTGCGGATAACAAAGATAAAATTCATGGAGAAATTTATCTTATATTCCAGCATGCGGAAGAACTGCCGCCGGGCGGAGCGAAAGAAATGGTAGCCACAGGATTGTTCGATGATCTTGATGTAGTGTTTGCACAGCATATTATGACGACAAAGCCGCTGGGTGAAATTCACATTAAGCCCGGTGCAGTGACAGCGAACTCGGATCAGTTTGAAGTGACGATCAACGGGCAGGGAGGTCATGCATCCCAGCCGGAAAACTCAGTGGATCCGCTGTTAATCGGTTCAAGAATTGTCACTCAGCTGCAGGATATTGTATCGCGTCTGGCAGGGCCGATGGATAACCTCGTTATTTCCGTGACGAACTTTAATGCAGGTACAGGCGCTAAAAATGTTATACCGCACACTGCTCACCTGAGTGCGAGCGTCCGTTCGGCAAGTGCTGAAATCAGAGAACTTGCACGTGAAAAAATTGAAGCGGTCATTAAAGCAAACTGTGAAATTTACGGAGCGACGTATGATCTGAATTACGAATACGGTTATTCAGCGGTCATGAATGATGAGGTTGAAACAGCGCGTGTTAAGCAGACGTTAAACGATGTATTTGGTGAAGACAGAGTCATCGAATCAGAAATGATGATGGGCGGCGAAGACTTCGGTGCATTTACCGAAAACCTGCCGGGGGTATACATTCTTCTTGGAACATATAATGAAGCGAAAGATTACGTATATCCGCATCACCATCCAAAATTTGCGATCGATGAAGAAGCATTTATCGACGGTGTCCGCGCACATGTTAACGTGGCGCTCGGTCTCGGCCAGTAA
- a CDS encoding AbgT family transporter has product MENTKKKKGAGQAFLDVIERIGNKLPDPIVLFMIIAGLILAASWITGMLGVSVKNPADGETIEAVNLLTGEGIARILTEAISNFGAFPPLAMVLVVMIGIGLAEKTGYFEALMKRSLEITPGFLILPMVIFVGIISNVAGDAGPVILPPIAAMIFIRLGLNPIGGIFMAYAATNGAFAANFILGMTDALAVAFTEPAAQLVNPDYSGNIAMNYYFIAVSAIFLMGIIYFVAKKISIPRLGKYEGPPVDEEPLGNKEKTALLWANLSALIFVAVIVIATLLPNGILRNAETGSILQESPLMDSAVFLITVLFFIPGLVFGILMKNIGGTKGFGKMLGESMGSMGQYIVLVFFAAQMLAYFDWSNLGPILAVSGSNLLESINLTGIPLFVGFILVVALINLLIGSASAKWAILAPVFIPMFMFLGYDPAFTQMLYRIGDSATNPIAPMMPFLPLIIMYAQRYQKDIKMGTVIANLLPYSIALLISWVAFIIIWYLIGLPVGPNGPIYLPE; this is encoded by the coding sequence TTGGAGAACACAAAGAAGAAAAAAGGAGCAGGACAGGCCTTTTTAGATGTAATTGAAAGGATCGGTAATAAACTGCCGGACCCGATAGTGTTATTTATGATAATCGCAGGGTTAATACTTGCAGCTTCATGGATTACAGGAATGCTCGGTGTCTCGGTAAAAAATCCGGCTGACGGGGAAACGATTGAAGCCGTGAACTTATTAACCGGTGAAGGCATAGCGAGAATACTTACTGAAGCGATAAGCAACTTCGGTGCGTTCCCGCCGCTTGCGATGGTACTGGTTGTAATGATTGGTATCGGTCTCGCAGAGAAAACGGGATATTTTGAAGCACTGATGAAACGCTCTCTTGAAATTACACCCGGATTTTTAATTCTTCCGATGGTAATTTTTGTCGGTATTATTAGTAACGTTGCAGGTGACGCAGGTCCGGTAATACTTCCGCCTATCGCAGCAATGATTTTTATCCGTCTCGGCTTAAACCCAATCGGCGGTATATTTATGGCTTACGCAGCAACGAATGGTGCATTCGCCGCGAACTTTATTTTAGGTATGACAGATGCACTGGCAGTCGCATTTACTGAACCGGCTGCACAGCTTGTTAACCCGGATTACTCGGGTAATATCGCAATGAACTATTACTTCATTGCTGTCTCGGCAATATTCCTGATGGGTATTATTTACTTCGTGGCAAAGAAAATTTCAATTCCGCGCTTAGGTAAATATGAAGGGCCTCCGGTTGATGAAGAACCGCTGGGTAACAAAGAAAAAACAGCATTGTTGTGGGCGAATCTGTCAGCACTTATTTTTGTGGCAGTTATTGTAATCGCAACGCTGCTGCCGAATGGCATACTCCGTAACGCTGAAACAGGTTCAATCCTTCAGGAATCACCGCTGATGGATTCAGCAGTATTCCTGATTACAGTATTATTCTTTATCCCGGGGCTTGTATTTGGGATTTTAATGAAAAATATTGGAGGAACTAAAGGATTTGGAAAAATGCTCGGGGAGTCTATGGGCTCTATGGGACAGTACATCGTTCTTGTGTTCTTTGCAGCACAAATGCTCGCGTACTTTGACTGGAGCAACCTCGGTCCGATTCTTGCAGTATCCGGTTCGAATCTGCTGGAATCAATTAACCTGACCGGTATTCCGCTGTTTGTCGGCTTTATACTGGTAGTTGCGCTGATTAACTTACTAATTGGCTCTGCAAGTGCAAAATGGGCAATTCTTGCACCGGTGTTCATTCCGATGTTTATGTTCCTTGGTTATGACCCGGCGTTCACACAGATGCTTTACAGAATCGGAGACTCCGCAACAAACCCGATTGCACCGATGATGCCGTTTCTGCCGCTGATTATTATGTACGCACAGCGTTATCAGAAGGATATTAAAATGGGGACGGTTATTGCAAACCTGCTGCCATATTCAATCGCACTGCTGATTTCGTGGGTGGCATTTATTATTATATGGTACCTCATCGGTCTGCCGGTCGGTCCGAATGGTCCAATCTACTTACCGGAATAA
- a CDS encoding metal-sensing transcriptional repressor codes for MMEEVKHMSRPRPDEEKQRVLNRLKRVEGQIRGIQTMVEEDRYCVDILVQLSAVQSALKNTGLTITERHMKHCVTDAINSGEGEESIEELMAVLKQFSK; via the coding sequence ATGATGGAAGAAGTAAAACATATGTCGAGACCGCGTCCGGATGAAGAGAAGCAGAGAGTACTGAACCGGTTGAAGCGTGTGGAAGGCCAGATCAGGGGAATTCAGACGATGGTGGAAGAAGACCGCTACTGTGTGGATATACTTGTCCAGCTGAGCGCAGTTCAGAGTGCGTTAAAAAATACAGGTCTGACGATTACAGAACGTCATATGAAGCACTGTGTAACCGATGCGATTAATTCAGGTGAAGGTGAAGAGTCAATAGAAGAATTAATGGCTGTACTTAAACAGTTTTCAAAATAA